Below is a genomic region from Candidatus Methylomirabilis limnetica.
CGGATTTCGACCGCAGCATGGAAAAGCCTCCGGCTTTCCCATGCTTCCCACAGGCCCGACTATCACTGAACAGAGGTGGGTTCCTTTTGCTTTATCACGGTGGGTCCCTTTTGCGTTGTCAAAACGACAAATCAATGAACACCGCGGTACCCCCAGTATTGCCGTCTGGCAACGCAATTATTACGAGCACATGGTCCGCAGCGAAAAATCATTGAACCGCATCCGACAATACATTGCAGATAATCCGCTGCAATGGGCGATGGATCGTGAAAATCCCAATGCGGTGGCGGCTTGTAGGGGTACGTTGCCACGTGCCCCATGGCGCATCTGACGGATTTCGTGGTCGGACAGGCTGCCCCGTTTGGCTGGAATCGTTGGATGGGGCGATGAGGGCGGGCGACGTAGGGGCACGTGGCAACGTACAGGGGCACGTGGCAACGCACAGGGAGGGGCACGTGCAACGCACATGGATGGGCACGTGCAACGTGCCCCTACCGACCGGCGCGGGCGCGGAGCTCTTTCAGCGCTGACTCCAGACGGGCGACCTCTTCGCCGTAGCCGGCGAAGTTGCCCTGCCGAAGGAGTTCTTGCGCTCGCGTGTAATGGTCGTAGGCGCGGCTCGCCAGCATCTTGAGGGAGCCGTCCATCTCTGGGAGTGCGACTGCGCCCGACGGAATCTTTCCCGCGACTGGCCCCCTCGCCGCGCCGCTAAAGATTCGGGCCATGGCGGCGTCGAGGCTCTCTTCCATGGCGATCTGGTTGCCATGGGCGACGATGATCCGCTTCAGCTCCGGCAGTGACCCCTTTTCGGCCGCCAGGTAGAGCGGCTGGACGTAGAGCAGCGACCGCTCGATAGGGATGGCCAGCATGCTGCCTCGTATCACGGTGGAGCCGCGTTGGCTCCAGAGCGAGAGCTGCTGCGAGATAAAAGAATCCTGGTCGATACGGGCGTTGATCTGTCGCGGGCCGTAGACCATCTTTGCCTTGGGGAAGTTGAAGGCGGTCAGCTTGCCGTAGTGCGGCGGGTCGCTGCGGGCCGCGAGCCAGGCAATCATGTTGTCTTTCTTATTGGGCGTGAACGGCAAGAGGAGAGCGAACTCCTCCTTCGTCTCGCCTGGAAGCCGCATGATGGTATAGTATGGCTCCATATCAGCGGGGATGCTCCAGAGATCTTCCTTGTTGTAAAAGACCTGGGGATCCTGCATATGGTAGGTGCTGTAGAGCTTGGCCTGGATGTTGAACATCCCTTGAGGATAGCGAATATGGGCCTTCAGATCGTCCGGCATCGCCTCGAGCGGTTTAAACAGTCCAGGGAAGGCTCGGTCGTAGGCCGTAATCACGGGATCGGTGGGATCGGCCAGGTAGAAGCTGAGGTTCCCGTTGTAGGCGTCCACCACTGCCTTGACCGAGTTACGGATATAGTTGCCTACGCCACGGATCGGTTCGGAGTACGGGTACATATCCGAGACGGTGTAGGCGTCGATGATCCAGAACAGGCGGCCGTCTCGAGCGATGACCAGATAGGGGTCCTGGTCGAAGGCTAAAAAGGGCGCCGCCTTCTTGACCCGCTCGGAGATCTGTCGGTGATACATGATCCTGCTGTCCGATGTCAGATCTTGCGAGAGGAGGATCTTGAGCGTCCCGAAGCGGCTGGCGAAGAGTAGTTTTCGTCCGAAGGACGTGAGAGGCACACCCCCCTCACCGGTGTACGTGCTATAGACGTTCTTGTCGCCCGAGGGGTAATCCAGCTCCTGGGCTTGCGTCTTGACGATGACGTAGTCGTTGGCGGCCTCGCTGAAGTAGATCTCCGGGCGCGTGATCTTGAGCGGCGTGGTTGAGACAGGCGGGATATCCTTTATCAGAAACTCCGGTAGCCCTTCCGGAGTAATCCGGTTCACGGGCCCGAGGACCGCCCCGTAGCCGTGGGTAAAGATCAGGTGCTCATTGATCCAGCTCCGGCCGGGAAGATGTTGATGCGACATCTCTCTGGCCGAGAGCATCACCTGTCGGTACTCGCCGTCGATCTGGTATCGGTCGTTGTCCACGTTCAGGAACTTATAGTAGGTCCGGATCTCCTGGAGCTGGCCATACGTCGTCAGCAGTGGACGGTGGTCCCAGAGCCGGATGTTCTTGATCGTAAGATCGTTACGTCGCAGATCCTCCCGGGTCAGGGTTTCCTCAGCGGGAAACTCTTGCTCGTCGATCCGGTCGAGTCCGTAAGCCTGGCGGGTGAAGTGGATGTTGTGGGTGATGTAGGGACTCTCGGCAACGATCTCATTCGGAACGACGCGGAAGCGCTGGATAAAGCCGGGATAGAGTCCCAGGCCGATGACGCTGCAGACGACCAGCAGGCCGAGGCCGACCAGGACCAACCTCCAGCCGCGCTGGAAGATTTGAGCCAGGCAGAGGACGGCGACAAAGATGGCCAGGATCGTCAGAAAATTAAGGGCCGGAAGGTTAGCGTTGATGTCGCTATAGCCGGCGCCGAAGACCATTCCGCGAGGGGAGTAGAGGAGATGGTAGGTGTCGAGCCGGAAGCCAACGGCCTTGATCAGGAACAGCAATGCGCCGAGCACAAGCAGGTGCGTCCTCGCCAGACGGGCAATGATGGGCCCCCGAGTCGTGATCTGTATGCCCCGGAAGAGGAGATAGGTTACGGCGGTCAGCAGGAGGATCAGGATGACTGAGGTGATCAGCCAACCGTACAGGAAGGAGAGGAAAGGCAGTTGAAAGACATAGAAGCCGACGTCAGTCTGAAAGATCGGATCCTGAATTCCAAAGGGTGACGCGTTCGCAAAACGAATGTAACGCTCCCACGTGGCGGACGCCCGGAATGCCGAAAGGACTCCGAGCCCGAGGACGACGGGGATCAAGAGCGATCGGAAGTACGGTTCGATCATCAGGCGGCTGGGGAGCCCGAACCGATCCTCCACCTCGAGGAGGACATCGGTGGTGGTAAATCGGCTGGCCAGGTACAGGTTGACGTAAAGCAGGACCGCAAAGGTCAGGCCGAATATGACAGCGAGCGTCAGTTGTGTCGTGAGCATCGTGAGGAAGACGTTGGTGAGCTTCACCTCCTGGAACCAGAGCCAGTCGGAGTAGAGTGGAACCGTCTGACTTCCAACCGCAAAGACGACCAGTAAGATCAGCAGAAGAGCGATCTGCCTACCCTTGAGATCTGAAGAGCTTCCACTGCGCTGCGCCATCATTGCTCCCGCATTCTGCTGCTTCCTTTCGGAAGGAAATCTAGATGAGTTGGAGGGCCCGCCCCGCCTCGGCCAGTGCTGTCAGTGCGGCGTCCAGATCTGCCTTGCTGTGCGAGGCTGTCACAGTGAGTCGGATCCGTTCGGTTCCACGTGGGACGGAAGGGTAACGGATCCCCTGGGCAAAGACGCCGCAGTCCAGGAGCTCCTGAGACAAGCGCATGACACGCTCAGACCCTCCTACCATCAGGGGGATGATCTGGGTCCCGCGTGGGCTCACCTCAAACCCAATCTCGCGCAGACCCACCCTCATGTGCCGGGTGTTGTCCCACAGTTGTTGTCTCCGCTCAGGTTCTTGCTCCACGATGGTGAGCGCCTCGAGTACGGTTGCCAGTACCGCAGGCGGCAGTGCGCAGGTGAAGATGAAGGGTCTGGCCCGGTTGATCAGGTACTCGATGACCGTGCGGTTGCCTACGACATAGGCGCCAAAGCCGCCCAGCGCTTTGGCGAGACTTCCGGTCTCGATGTCGATCCGGCCCAGCACGCCTGCCGCCTCAGCGGTCCCACGCCCGGTCTCGCCCAGCACGCCGATGCCATGGGAGTCGTCCACCATCGTCACGCAGCCGTAGCGTTTCGCCAGCTCGACGATCTCCCTCAAGGGCGCCACGTCCCCGTCCATGCTATAGAGGCCGTCGACCACGATGAGCCGTCGCCCGGCGGAGGTCTCTTCCCTCAGGAGGTCCTCCAGGGCGGCGAGGTCGTTGTGCGGGAAGATCATGACCTTGGCTCGCGAGAGCCGACAGCCGTCAACGATGCTCGCATGGTTCAGCGCGTCGCTGAACACCACGTCCTGGAAGCCCATCAGGGCGGAGATCACGCCCAAGTTAGCCTGATACCCGGTGCTGAACAGGAGGGCAGCCTCGGCCTGTTTGAAGCGGGCAAGCCGTTCCTCTACTTGAGGATAGAGATCGTGGTTGCCAGAGATCAGACGAGCCGCCGCAGCGCCGCAGCCGTACCGCATGGTGGCCTGACAGGCAGCCTGCGTGAGGCGCGGGTGACAGGCCAGGCCAAGATAGTCGCTTCCGGCGAAGTGGATCGCCTCTTTGCCGTCTATATGAATTCGTGGGCCCTGTGGACCGTCAACCAGTCGGAGCGATCGGTACAGGCCCTCGACCTTCAGGCCGTCCAGCTCACGCTGAAGCGACTGAACCATATCTTCGTGCAGACGTGGATCATCACGGGTTAGTGGCATCTTCGTTCCCTCAGCGGAGATCATTGTCTGGGGGTAACTACTCAGGTGTTTAGACTGAAGGCTGAAGGTTCTAAATTATCTCGCAAGGCACGAATCGAGCCATTCAAGACCTTTTCGGAGTTTTGTATGATCACGCATGACTTACCCCTAAAAGGCTTCAGCCTTCAGCCTATCTACCTGAGTAGTTACGTCTAGGGCATTATAGAGGAAGCAATGCCAGGCGAGCAACCGAAACCGGCGGCAGGCGGCGCCTGTCGGCTACCGATCTCGGTAGGCGTGCGTGACGTACTCCTGGACCATCCTCTGTGTATTGAAGAAAGAGGCGTTGAGCGCGACAGTAAATCGCATCAACTCCGCCCATCGGAGGGGATCGCCATAGTAGAGAGGCAGGATCTTTTCCTCCAGCTTGCAGTAGAGTTCCTCTGCGTCTTTATCATCCCGCCTCTCGAATACTGTCCCGCTGTCTCGGGAACCGATAGCCCAGCCCGTTACCCCCTCTACAGGTACTTCCAGCCACCAGCCGTCGAGAACGCTGAGGCTCGGCACCCCGTTGTGTGCCGCCTTCATCCCGCTGGTGCCGGATGCTTCATACGGTGGCTGTGGTGTATTGAGCCATAGGTCCGTGCCGGAGGTGAGCAACAGTCCCAGCTCCATATTGTAATTAGACAAGTAGGCGACCTTGACGTCTGGTGCCAACTCCTTCGCCCAGCGAAATATCCGTTGAATCAAATCCTTTCCCTCTTCATCCTTGGGATGTGCTTTTCCGGAAAAGATCACCTGCAACGGGCCGTACCGGGCTGCAATCTGCCTTAGCCGATCCGGATCGTAAAAAAGGAGATCCGGGCGCTTGTAGGACGTTGCCCTCCTTGCGAAGCCTATGGTGAAGGCGTGCCGACAAAAGGCCGCGTTTGCCGATCTGTTGATCTCCGTAATCAGCGATTGCTTTGCCTCGTCATGGGCCTGCCGAATGGCGTCGAGAGGAATGCCAAGGGCGTACCGCAGGAAGAAGCTGTCCTCTCGCCAATCCGGGGTATACCGATCATACAGGGCGCGAAATGGCGGGGCGGTCCATGTGGCAGAATGCACGCCGTTGGTGATGGAACCGATGGCGAGGTTCGGAAACAAGGCACGTGACACCTCACTGTGCCGTTTGGTCACACCGTTCACGTAGTTGCTCAATTGGAGTGCCACAAATGTCATGTTGAGCGAGCCGTTGCAACAGCCGAGAGCCTGCAGCGCTTCCCACTGGTCCGGGCTCAAGACGCGTTGGGCCAGATCGAGGGAAAACTGATCGTGGCCGGCGGGGATCGGCGTGTGAGTGGTGAAGACGCAGAGGCGCTTCACCAGATCGATGGCGTCCTGCCGCCGCTGCGGCATCTGCTTGAACGCCTCGGTAAATAGCTCCAGGGCCAGTAGGGCGGCATGACCTTCGTTCATGTGGAACCTGAAGATCAGGGTGTAACCCAATGCCCGCAGTATGCGCACGCCGCCCACCCCTAGAATGACCTCCTGACACAGGCGATACCGCTGGTCACCGCCATACAGGTGGTCGGTCAGCGTGCGGTCATAGGGATCGTTGCCGGGCAGATCAGTATCCAGCAGTAACACAGGAATAACGGCGCCTGACGCCCCGGTGATCAGGTATCGCCATGCGCGTACGGTGACCTGTCGTCCCTCGACCTCCACCTGGCACGTGCCATCCGTGAGGTGGAGGAATTCGTCTACGCGCCATGGCATCGGATCCTCGGATTGGCGCCCCTCTTTATCGAGCCGTTGAGAGAAGTAGCCCTTTCGATGCAGCAGGGTCACGCCGACCATAAACAGCCCCAAGTCGGCAGCGCTACGCAGCATATCGCCCGCCAACACGCCAAGCCCGCCACTGTACGTGGGCAGAGGGCTTTCGAGCGCTATCTCCATAGAGAAGTAAGCGATTGTTCGCGTCCGACGTCTCTCAACATTCATGGATTTATTGATCCTCTCCGCACCACCCAAGGGCACGACGCGGGAAGAACATCGCCTCCCATTCGAAGGATCGAGATCCGGCAATTGTGCCAGGCCATCAAGCTGGTTAATGCTATCACAATTATCATATCGGTAGGTATATTTGCACTAATCACGTGACTGCGCAGGAAGATAGGCTGAAGGAGGAGTCCTCTCGCCTCAACCCGAACCTTCTACCCCCCCCATCCTCACCTTCCCCCGCAAGGGGGGAAGGGATAACCGCAGGGAAGCGCAAAGGGGTTGACATATTTAGTGGATCGCGTAAGTATGTAAGTGCTTACTTTAATCCCCCCTAACCCCCCTTTTGTAAAGGGGGGGATTTCTCCGAAGCTGACGGCTGAGCGCTGAGGGCTGACAGCTGTTTTCCAAGGAGCCAAGATGAAAGAGCGCCTGAGTGCCGATAAGCGCCGACAGCAGATTGTCGAGGCGGCGGTGGAGCTGTTCTCGCGGAAGGGATTCAGGGGGACCAGGACGCGCGAGATTGCAGAGGCCGCCGGCATCAGCGAGGCGATGATCTACAGGCACTTCGCGACCAAGCGTGAGCTGTATTCTGCGATCATCGAGGCGAAGTCCGCGACAGAGGAGCTGCTGGCGAGCGCAGCAACAGCCGCACAAGGGAAAGATGACGCCGGCGTCCTGCGGGCGGTGGGTCTGAAGATGATCGAGCAGACGGTGCAGGATCCGAGCCTCATGCGGCTCCTCCTTTTCAGCGCGCTCGAAGGGCACGAGCTGTCCGAGATCTTCTTCGAATCCCGAGTCAAAAGGCTGCATCAGTTTCTCAGCCGCTATATTCGTAGACGGATCAAGGAGGGGCGATTCCGGTCGATGGACGCGCTGGTCGCCGCGCGTGGTTTCATCGGAATGATTGTCCATTACCTGCTGATCCATAAGCTGTTCGGGGTGAAACGCCCTCGCCGCTCCTCGCCGGAAGAGGTGGTGGAGCTTTTCGTATCCGTCTTTCTGAAGGGGATCGCGCGATGAGACGCTACTTCCTTCATCGATACTTTGAGTTCTCGCTGTTTCTGCTGCTGCCCCTTTTGGGCTGTTCGCGGGAGCAGGCGGCCAAAGGCGCCCCGACCGTGGCGAAGGAGCAGAGCATCGCGATTACCGTGGCCCCCGTCGAGGCGAGGGAAGTGCAGCGGCGCGTAGATGTTGTCGGCACCCTGGAAGCGGACGACGAGGTGACGGTCTACGGCCAGGTGTCAGGGTCTGTGGAGCGGATCCTGGTTGACCTGGGGGACCGGGTGATGGCAGGGCAGCCGCTGCTTCAACTCGACCAGGCGGACTTGCAGTTGCAGGTCGGCAAGGCCGAGGCGATCCTCCGCCAAACGCGAACGAGGCTCGGTGCGCTGGACGGCAGGGATATCCTGCCTGACGATCAGCAGCCGGTTGTTCGTCAGGCAAGGGCCAACTCTGATGACGCCGCCCTGTGGTATGAGCGGATGCAGAGCCTGTATAAGGAAGGCGCTGTCTCCCGGAACGATCTGGATACCGCCTTGGCGAAGTCTCACGCCTTGAAGGCGGCGTTCGACGGCGCCATCAGTCAGGTGAGGGCGCTTGCCGATCAGCTCAGGGAGCAGCAGGCGGCGCTGGATCTGGCCCGTCGGAACCTCCAGTACACGGTGATCCGGGCTCCCATCGATGGCTCCATCAAAGAACGCAACGTGTCCACCGGCCAGTATATTGCCGGCGGCACCATGCAGAATACCAAGCTGCTGATCCTCGTCCGTGACGATCCCTTGAAGCTAAAGGCGTCGGTGCCGGAGCGGTTCCAAGGACAGATCCGGCCGGGCCAGGAGGTGAAGGTCCAGGTCGAGGCCTACCTGGGCCGCGAATTCATCGGGACTGCGAAGCGGGTCGGCCCGGCCGTTTTCACCGACACCCGGACATTTCCGATCGAGGCACGGGTGCCAAACCACAAGGGATTGTTGAAGCCGGGATCCTTCGCCAAGGCGCGGATCCAGATTAGGGTTGACCGCGGCATTCCCTTCGTCCCGGAGGAAGCCGTCTATTACTTCGTAGGGATCACCAAGGCGTTCGTGGTCAAGGACGGTGTCGCCCAAGAGCGACAGATCACGGTTGGCGAACGCCAGGATGGGCTGGTAGAGATCGTCGAGGGACTTCAACCAGGAGAGCAGGTAGCCACCTCGCATTTGAGTCAACTGTTCGACGGCGCGAGGGTTCAGGTGGTCGGCAATAAATAACAAGACGAAGCGATGAATACTTCTCCAGTGTCATTGCGAAAGTCCCCCACCCTCTTCGGCGTAGGGGCGACCCTAGTGGTCGCCCAATCTGGGCAGGCACAAGGCCTGCCCCTACAAAGGGAGGGTTAGGGAGTGCGGAGTGGAAAGTACGGTGCTGATCGCAACCTCAAACCTTGAACCTTGAACCTTGCACATTGAACTTTGAACTTTGAACCTCGAACGTTGAACTTTGAACCTTGAACTGGTAGCCCATGTCCTTAATTGAAATCTGCGTCAAGCGGCCTGTCTTTGCCACGATGCTGATCGTCTCCCTTGTCGTCATGGGGCTGGCGTCCTTCCGGGATTTGGGGCTCGATGTCTTCCCCAAGGTGGATATGCCCACCGTCACCATCACGACGAGACTCCCAGGGGCGAGCCCGGAGGAGATCGAGAGCAATATCACGAAGCGGAT
It encodes:
- a CDS encoding efflux RND transporter periplasmic adaptor subunit, with protein sequence MRRYFLHRYFEFSLFLLLPLLGCSREQAAKGAPTVAKEQSIAITVAPVEAREVQRRVDVVGTLEADDEVTVYGQVSGSVERILVDLGDRVMAGQPLLQLDQADLQLQVGKAEAILRQTRTRLGALDGRDILPDDQQPVVRQARANSDDAALWYERMQSLYKEGAVSRNDLDTALAKSHALKAAFDGAISQVRALADQLREQQAALDLARRNLQYTVIRAPIDGSIKERNVSTGQYIAGGTMQNTKLLILVRDDPLKLKASVPERFQGQIRPGQEVKVQVEAYLGREFIGTAKRVGPAVFTDTRTFPIEARVPNHKGLLKPGSFAKARIQIRVDRGIPFVPEEAVYYFVGITKAFVVKDGVAQERQITVGERQDGLVEIVEGLQPGEQVATSHLSQLFDGARVQVVGNK
- the bioF gene encoding 8-amino-7-oxononanoate synthase: MPLTRDDPRLHEDMVQSLQRELDGLKVEGLYRSLRLVDGPQGPRIHIDGKEAIHFAGSDYLGLACHPRLTQAACQATMRYGCGAAAARLISGNHDLYPQVEERLARFKQAEAALLFSTGYQANLGVISALMGFQDVVFSDALNHASIVDGCRLSRAKVMIFPHNDLAALEDLLREETSAGRRLIVVDGLYSMDGDVAPLREIVELAKRYGCVTMVDDSHGIGVLGETGRGTAEAAGVLGRIDIETGSLAKALGGFGAYVVGNRTVIEYLINRARPFIFTCALPPAVLATVLEALTIVEQEPERRQQLWDNTRHMRVGLREIGFEVSPRGTQIIPLMVGGSERVMRLSQELLDCGVFAQGIRYPSVPRGTERIRLTVTASHSKADLDAALTALAEAGRALQLI
- the glgP gene encoding alpha-glucan family phosphorylase, giving the protein MNVERRRTRTIAYFSMEIALESPLPTYSGGLGVLAGDMLRSAADLGLFMVGVTLLHRKGYFSQRLDKEGRQSEDPMPWRVDEFLHLTDGTCQVEVEGRQVTVRAWRYLITGASGAVIPVLLLDTDLPGNDPYDRTLTDHLYGGDQRYRLCQEVILGVGGVRILRALGYTLIFRFHMNEGHAALLALELFTEAFKQMPQRRQDAIDLVKRLCVFTTHTPIPAGHDQFSLDLAQRVLSPDQWEALQALGCCNGSLNMTFVALQLSNYVNGVTKRHSEVSRALFPNLAIGSITNGVHSATWTAPPFRALYDRYTPDWREDSFFLRYALGIPLDAIRQAHDEAKQSLITEINRSANAAFCRHAFTIGFARRATSYKRPDLLFYDPDRLRQIAARYGPLQVIFSGKAHPKDEEGKDLIQRIFRWAKELAPDVKVAYLSNYNMELGLLLTSGTDLWLNTPQPPYEASGTSGMKAAHNGVPSLSVLDGWWLEVPVEGVTGWAIGSRDSGTVFERRDDKDAEELYCKLEEKILPLYYGDPLRWAELMRFTVALNASFFNTQRMVQEYVTHAYRDR
- a CDS encoding TetR/AcrR family transcriptional regulator, with the protein product MKERLSADKRRQQIVEAAVELFSRKGFRGTRTREIAEAAGISEAMIYRHFATKRELYSAIIEAKSATEELLASAATAAQGKDDAGVLRAVGLKMIEQTVQDPSLMRLLLFSALEGHELSEIFFESRVKRLHQFLSRYIRRRIKEGRFRSMDALVAARGFIGMIVHYLLIHKLFGVKRPRRSSPEEVVELFVSVFLKGIAR
- a CDS encoding UPF0182 family membrane protein gives rise to the protein MMAQRSGSSSDLKGRQIALLLILLVVFAVGSQTVPLYSDWLWFQEVKLTNVFLTMLTTQLTLAVIFGLTFAVLLYVNLYLASRFTTTDVLLEVEDRFGLPSRLMIEPYFRSLLIPVVLGLGVLSAFRASATWERYIRFANASPFGIQDPIFQTDVGFYVFQLPFLSFLYGWLITSVILILLLTAVTYLLFRGIQITTRGPIIARLARTHLLVLGALLFLIKAVGFRLDTYHLLYSPRGMVFGAGYSDINANLPALNFLTILAIFVAVLCLAQIFQRGWRLVLVGLGLLVVCSVIGLGLYPGFIQRFRVVPNEIVAESPYITHNIHFTRQAYGLDRIDEQEFPAEETLTREDLRRNDLTIKNIRLWDHRPLLTTYGQLQEIRTYYKFLNVDNDRYQIDGEYRQVMLSAREMSHQHLPGRSWINEHLIFTHGYGAVLGPVNRITPEGLPEFLIKDIPPVSTTPLKITRPEIYFSEAANDYVIVKTQAQELDYPSGDKNVYSTYTGEGGVPLTSFGRKLLFASRFGTLKILLSQDLTSDSRIMYHRQISERVKKAAPFLAFDQDPYLVIARDGRLFWIIDAYTVSDMYPYSEPIRGVGNYIRNSVKAVVDAYNGNLSFYLADPTDPVITAYDRAFPGLFKPLEAMPDDLKAHIRYPQGMFNIQAKLYSTYHMQDPQVFYNKEDLWSIPADMEPYYTIMRLPGETKEEFALLLPFTPNKKDNMIAWLAARSDPPHYGKLTAFNFPKAKMVYGPRQINARIDQDSFISQQLSLWSQRGSTVIRGSMLAIPIERSLLYVQPLYLAAEKGSLPELKRIIVAHGNQIAMEESLDAAMARIFSGAARGPVAGKIPSGAVALPEMDGSLKMLASRAYDHYTRAQELLRQGNFAGYGEEVARLESALKELRARAGR